From a single Fulvivirga ulvae genomic region:
- a CDS encoding enoyl-CoA hydratase/isomerase family protein gives MEFIEYGKKGQIGYITLNRPEKRNALSFEVVTELKEAFTEASQDDGVKVVVLRANGKAFCAGADLGYLQQLQANTYEENLEDSNHLKELFYQIYTLDKVVIAQVQGHAIAGGCGLVSVCDFAFTVPEAKFGYTEVRIGFIPAIVKVFLLRKIGEMRSKELLLTGELITADEARAYEIVNKVVSASELEEVVEEFAKMLISKNSKQSMAFTKQMIAEVQAMSLEEGLQYAAEMNAKARASEDCQRGIAAFLSKEEVKW, from the coding sequence ATGGAATTTATAGAATACGGCAAAAAAGGACAAATTGGATACATTACACTGAACCGCCCTGAAAAGCGTAATGCTCTTAGCTTTGAAGTGGTTACGGAGCTTAAGGAAGCTTTCACTGAAGCATCGCAGGATGATGGTGTAAAGGTTGTAGTGCTTAGGGCCAATGGGAAAGCATTTTGCGCAGGAGCTGACCTTGGGTATCTTCAGCAACTTCAGGCAAACACCTATGAAGAGAACCTTGAGGATTCCAACCATCTCAAGGAATTGTTTTACCAGATCTACACTTTGGATAAAGTAGTTATTGCACAGGTTCAGGGACATGCCATTGCAGGCGGGTGTGGATTGGTTTCAGTTTGCGATTTCGCATTTACGGTGCCAGAGGCCAAGTTTGGTTATACCGAAGTCAGAATTGGTTTTATACCTGCTATTGTAAAAGTTTTTTTACTCAGGAAGATTGGCGAGATGAGATCCAAAGAATTGTTGCTTACCGGTGAGTTGATTACCGCTGATGAGGCCAGGGCTTACGAAATTGTAAATAAAGTGGTCTCAGCCTCTGAGCTGGAGGAGGTAGTAGAAGAATTTGCTAAAATGCTGATAAGCAAGAACAGTAAACAATCAATGGCTTTTACCAAGCAAATGATAGCTGAAGTACAGGCCATGTCACTGGAAGAAGGTTTACAATATGCGGCGGAGATGAATGCGAAGGCCAGGGCCAGTGAAGACTGCCAGCGAGGGATAGCAGCTTTTTTAAGTAAAGAAGAAGTAAAATGGTAA
- a CDS encoding substrate-binding periplasmic protein: MKTTKRLTLFIILLFSAWSLPLMAQYSGDSWKKVQGAGTGTVSFAYVETPGFVYKDASGQLTGICVDIMNDFIQYVNETKGVKLSSKFVGDGSSFTGMYNQVKTSRDGVFGLGNITITDGRKREIRFSPPFITNFAILITQKSVPTLNSLDEISTKFKGLTAYTAKGTLNDKRIQDLKSKYYPEMKIAYAASSPETLDKVLSDPKAFSYLDLAFYLDAVQRKHPLKRHPIGDQASEQFGFILPMNSDWQPLMEEFFSANGGYTNSVAYKKILTRHLGDTGVKLLQTAK, encoded by the coding sequence ATGAAGACAACCAAACGACTAACCCTTTTTATTATCTTGCTTTTCTCTGCATGGTCATTACCACTTATGGCGCAGTATAGCGGCGATTCCTGGAAGAAAGTCCAGGGAGCAGGCACGGGTACTGTTTCATTCGCTTATGTAGAAACACCCGGCTTTGTATATAAGGATGCCTCAGGTCAATTGACCGGTATTTGTGTAGATATTATGAATGATTTTATTCAGTACGTAAACGAAACAAAAGGTGTGAAACTAAGCAGTAAGTTCGTTGGCGATGGAAGCAGTTTCACCGGCATGTACAATCAGGTAAAAACAAGCAGAGATGGTGTTTTCGGGCTTGGGAATATCACCATTACAGATGGCAGGAAAAGGGAGATCAGATTTAGTCCTCCTTTTATTACAAATTTTGCTATTCTGATCACCCAAAAAAGTGTACCTACGCTCAATAGCCTTGACGAAATATCAACAAAATTTAAAGGACTTACCGCTTATACGGCTAAAGGCACATTGAATGATAAGAGGATTCAGGATCTTAAAAGTAAGTACTACCCGGAAATGAAAATAGCCTATGCAGCCTCCAGCCCTGAAACTCTGGATAAGGTACTGTCAGACCCGAAAGCATTTTCGTACCTGGACCTGGCTTTTTACCTTGATGCTGTACAAAGGAAACACCCTCTCAAAAGACATCCCATAGGAGACCAGGCCTCTGAACAATTTGGATTTATATTACCAATGAACAGTGACTGGCAACCTTTGATGGAGGAGTTTTTTAGCGCAAATGGAGGTTATACTAATTCTGTAGCGTATAAAAAAATACTAACCCGGCATTTGGGAGATACCGGAGTTAAGCTTTTGCAAACTGCAAAGTGA
- a CDS encoding RecQ family ATP-dependent DNA helicase encodes MSDAVEQPLNILKKYWGYDAFREVQEEVVNAVLLGDDVLALLPTGGGKSICFQVPAMAREGLCVVVTPLIALMKDQVEQLNKRGIKAQAIFSGMSRSEIDIKLDNCVYGDVKFLYLSPERLQTDIFKERLQKMNVGLLAVDEAHCISQWGYDFRPAYLTIAEIRPLIPEVNIIALTATATPEVRDDIQDKLLFKKHNVFQKSFARYNLSYAVRKVEDKDKKLLEVLRNVKGTAIVYTRTRKETKQIAAFLLRHGFSADFYNAGLTHEERTNKQDNWIKDRKRIMVATNAFGMGIDKPDVRVVVHMDIPQNLESYYQEAGRAGRNEQKAFAVVIYEEADIDDLKAQLDQQHPSIESIKRVYQCLANFYKMAVGSGLGQSFDFDIQDFSDHYGIHHMEVYYSLKKLEEEGLIQFNESFYNPSQLHFTVDNRALYEFQIANAKYDFFIKALLRIYGGEVFSNFVKISEAQLAKVLETTEKEIIKALERLDDQGILTYDKRKEKPQVIFTVPRQDSTTLKLDRARLAEREKTARQKMEAMINYVKHEDTCRTQLILDYFGESTFENCGICDVCLTKKHDDKDHDIEGYRLQVRHLTGEGPLTVEELMENINPSEKEMFLNLVREMIDSGELRYDDQWRLEKV; translated from the coding sequence ATGAGTGATGCAGTAGAACAACCTTTAAATATACTCAAGAAGTACTGGGGCTACGATGCGTTCAGGGAAGTGCAGGAAGAGGTGGTGAATGCCGTACTGCTGGGAGATGACGTGCTTGCATTATTGCCCACAGGTGGAGGGAAATCCATTTGTTTTCAGGTACCTGCCATGGCCAGAGAAGGTTTATGCGTCGTTGTTACTCCGCTGATTGCCTTAATGAAAGACCAGGTCGAGCAGTTGAATAAAAGAGGGATTAAGGCCCAGGCTATTTTTTCAGGCATGAGCCGGTCTGAGATCGATATTAAGCTGGATAACTGCGTTTATGGGGATGTAAAATTCCTGTACCTTTCACCGGAGCGTCTGCAAACAGATATTTTTAAAGAACGCCTACAAAAAATGAACGTTGGCCTGCTGGCCGTAGATGAGGCTCATTGTATATCCCAGTGGGGCTATGATTTCAGACCTGCTTATTTAACCATTGCAGAAATACGCCCGCTGATACCTGAGGTAAACATTATAGCGCTTACGGCTACCGCCACACCGGAGGTAAGGGATGATATTCAGGATAAACTGCTGTTTAAAAAGCATAACGTATTTCAAAAAAGTTTTGCCCGCTACAACCTGTCCTATGCAGTACGCAAAGTAGAAGATAAGGACAAAAAACTCCTGGAAGTGCTTAGGAATGTTAAAGGAACAGCGATAGTATATACCCGTACCCGTAAAGAAACAAAGCAAATAGCTGCATTCCTTTTACGACATGGCTTTTCTGCAGACTTTTATAATGCCGGCCTTACCCATGAAGAGCGTACGAATAAGCAGGACAACTGGATCAAGGACAGGAAACGGATCATGGTGGCCACCAATGCCTTTGGTATGGGTATAGACAAACCCGACGTTAGGGTAGTGGTGCATATGGACATTCCTCAAAACCTGGAGTCGTACTACCAGGAAGCGGGGAGGGCCGGAAGGAATGAGCAGAAAGCTTTTGCGGTCGTCATTTACGAGGAGGCCGATATAGATGACCTTAAAGCCCAGCTGGATCAGCAGCATCCTTCAATAGAAAGCATTAAAAGAGTTTATCAATGCCTTGCCAACTTCTACAAAATGGCTGTTGGCAGTGGCCTTGGGCAGAGCTTTGATTTTGATATACAGGATTTCTCCGATCATTACGGAATCCACCATATGGAAGTTTACTATTCCCTCAAAAAACTGGAAGAAGAAGGGCTGATCCAGTTTAACGAGAGTTTTTACAACCCTTCCCAGCTCCATTTTACGGTTGATAATCGTGCTTTGTATGAATTTCAGATCGCCAATGCCAAATATGATTTCTTCATTAAGGCATTATTGAGGATCTATGGAGGAGAGGTGTTTAGCAATTTTGTAAAAATATCAGAAGCTCAACTGGCGAAGGTGTTGGAGACTACTGAAAAAGAAATCATCAAAGCCCTGGAGCGGTTGGATGACCAGGGAATACTGACTTATGACAAAAGAAAAGAGAAACCCCAGGTGATCTTTACCGTGCCACGCCAGGATAGCACTACCCTGAAACTCGACAGGGCACGGCTGGCAGAGCGGGAGAAAACTGCCAGGCAAAAGATGGAGGCCATGATCAACTACGTAAAGCATGAAGATACCTGCCGTACGCAGTTAATATTGGATTACTTTGGCGAGAGTACCTTTGAAAACTGCGGTATTTGCGATGTATGCCTGACTAAAAAACATGATGACAAAGACCATGATATTGAAGGCTACCGCTTACAGGTAAGGCACCTGACTGGAGAAGGGCCTCTTACAGTTGAGGAGCTTATGGAAAATATTAACCCATCGGAAAAAGAGATGTTTCTCAACCTGGTTCGTGAGATGATTGACAGCGGAGAACTGAGGTATGATGATCAGTGGAGGCTGGAGAAGGTGTAG
- a CDS encoding phosphoglycerate kinase, with protein sequence MRTIDDINFKNKRALIRVDFNVPLNDKFEITDDTRIRAAVPTIKKILSDGGSVVLMSHLGRPKSGPEDKFSLKHLIKDLSERFGTDVKFAPDCIGEEAESKSSGLQPGEILLLENLRFYPEETKGDEGFAKKLAAHGDIYVNDAFGTAHRAHASTSIVAQFFDEKVCGYVMAAEIENAQKVLDKADKPYTAIMGGAKISDKILIIEKLLDKVDNLIIGGGMSYTFFKAMGGDIGSSLVEEDKLDLANELIKKAKEKGVNLELPFDSVIADKFDNNAKTDIVRNGAIPDGWMGLDIGPQAREVFAKTIKSSKTILWNGPMGVFEMSNFAKGTTGIAEAVVEATEKGAFSLIGGGDSAAAVNLLGYGDKVSYVSTGGGALLEYMEGKELPGVKALED encoded by the coding sequence ATGAGAACTATTGATGACATTAACTTTAAAAACAAAAGAGCCTTAATAAGAGTAGATTTTAATGTGCCCTTGAATGACAAATTTGAGATCACGGATGACACCCGCATCAGGGCCGCAGTGCCCACCATAAAGAAAATACTTAGCGATGGAGGTTCAGTAGTGTTAATGTCCCACCTCGGAAGGCCGAAAAGTGGCCCTGAGGATAAATTCTCATTGAAACACCTGATCAAAGACCTCTCTGAAAGATTCGGAACCGACGTAAAGTTTGCTCCTGATTGCATTGGAGAAGAAGCTGAGTCTAAATCATCAGGCTTGCAGCCCGGTGAAATATTACTGCTTGAAAACCTGAGATTTTACCCCGAAGAAACAAAGGGGGATGAAGGTTTTGCAAAAAAACTAGCTGCGCACGGAGATATTTATGTGAACGATGCTTTCGGTACAGCCCACCGTGCACATGCGTCTACCAGCATTGTAGCTCAGTTTTTTGATGAAAAAGTTTGCGGTTACGTAATGGCTGCAGAGATTGAAAACGCCCAAAAGGTACTCGACAAAGCCGATAAGCCTTATACTGCCATCATGGGTGGTGCGAAGATCTCGGATAAAATATTGATCATTGAAAAACTATTGGATAAAGTTGACAACCTGATTATCGGCGGTGGTATGTCATATACATTCTTCAAAGCCATGGGTGGTGACATAGGCTCATCACTTGTAGAAGAAGACAAATTAGATCTTGCTAACGAGCTGATCAAAAAGGCGAAAGAAAAGGGAGTAAACCTTGAATTGCCTTTCGATTCAGTAATTGCTGATAAGTTTGATAACAACGCCAAAACTGACATAGTACGGAATGGCGCTATCCCTGATGGCTGGATGGGACTGGACATAGGCCCACAGGCTCGTGAAGTTTTTGCAAAGACCATTAAAAGCTCAAAAACCATACTTTGGAATGGCCCTATGGGTGTGTTTGAAATGTCGAACTTCGCTAAAGGAACAACTGGCATTGCCGAAGCCGTGGTTGAAGCCACTGAAAAGGGAGCATTCTCTTTGATCGGTGGTGGTGACTCTGCCGCAGCCGTTAACCTGCTTGGTTATGGCGACAAAGTTTCTTACGTATCTACAGGTGGTGGTGCATTGCTTGAATACATGGAAGGCAAAGAATTACCGGGTGTAAAAGCTCTGGAAGATTAA
- a CDS encoding L-threonylcarbamoyladenylate synthase, which yields MAVIGTDINEAKSILESSELVAIPTETVYGLAGNAFNTEAIAKIFEVKNRPSFDPLIVHTYSLDQVKNIVKELPKKALLLAERFWPGPLTLLLPKQAIIPDLVTSGMDTVAVRIPNQPLTMQLLQSLDFPLVAPSANPFGYVSPTSAQHVDDQLGEKIEYVLDGGPCPVGIESTIVGFEGDEAVIHRLGGLSKEKIESIIGKVKLMPHSSSNPKAPGMLKSHYSPGKKVIVGSLDTLVKEYGKVRTGIISFTRSVEGIVPEHQMILAPDGDLTTAAKNLFSSLRLLDKKDIDYILAEPVPEHGLGLAINDRLKRAAAK from the coding sequence ATGGCAGTTATTGGTACAGACATAAACGAAGCTAAATCTATTCTTGAGAGCAGTGAACTGGTAGCCATCCCTACGGAAACAGTGTACGGTCTGGCTGGAAATGCTTTTAACACCGAAGCCATTGCCAAAATTTTCGAGGTGAAAAACAGGCCCTCTTTTGACCCGCTTATTGTACATACATACTCACTGGATCAGGTTAAAAATATTGTAAAAGAGCTGCCCAAAAAGGCCTTGTTACTTGCTGAAAGGTTCTGGCCCGGCCCTTTGACATTGCTTCTTCCCAAACAAGCCATCATCCCCGATCTTGTCACATCAGGTATGGATACCGTAGCAGTGCGCATCCCCAACCAACCTTTAACCATGCAGTTATTGCAATCCCTGGATTTTCCGCTGGTGGCTCCAAGTGCAAACCCCTTTGGCTATGTAAGTCCCACATCGGCACAACATGTTGATGATCAACTTGGTGAAAAAATTGAATATGTGCTGGATGGCGGTCCGTGCCCTGTCGGAATAGAATCTACCATTGTAGGGTTCGAAGGGGATGAAGCTGTCATTCACAGATTAGGCGGGCTTAGCAAAGAGAAGATCGAAAGCATTATCGGCAAGGTGAAGCTCATGCCTCACTCCTCCTCTAACCCCAAAGCCCCCGGCATGTTGAAAAGCCACTATTCCCCTGGTAAAAAGGTGATCGTAGGAAGTCTCGATACATTGGTCAAAGAATATGGGAAAGTCCGCACCGGCATCATCAGTTTCACCCGTTCTGTTGAAGGTATAGTGCCCGAGCACCAAATGATACTGGCCCCCGATGGTGACCTGACCACCGCTGCGAAAAACCTGTTCTCTTCACTACGGTTACTGGACAAAAAGGATATAGATTACATTCTTGCAGAACCGGTGCCTGAGCACGGCCTTGGCCTCGCCATCAATGACCGCCTGAAAAGGGCAGCTGCCAAATAA
- a CDS encoding NUDIX hydrolase, giving the protein MHRQDLINKLNNYSPEFEAEKEFRASFLSFVKQNPECFERSLDEGHVTGSAWIINKAGTKALLTHHHKLNRWLQLGGHADGDPDIINVATKEAQEESGLKSIRLVSKSIFDIDIHTIPARKTDPEHLHYDVRFIFEADENESLIVSSESKDLAWVELDKLEDLVKSNDSIVRMMQKSKSGIR; this is encoded by the coding sequence ATGCACAGGCAAGACCTGATCAATAAACTTAATAACTACAGCCCTGAATTCGAAGCGGAAAAAGAATTCAGGGCTTCGTTTTTATCTTTTGTAAAGCAGAACCCTGAGTGCTTTGAAAGGTCGCTGGATGAAGGACATGTTACCGGGTCTGCATGGATAATCAACAAAGCGGGAACCAAAGCCCTCCTTACACATCACCACAAGCTCAACCGCTGGCTCCAACTTGGCGGGCATGCGGATGGCGACCCTGATATCATCAATGTGGCCACTAAAGAAGCTCAGGAAGAGTCTGGGTTGAAATCCATCAGGCTGGTAAGCAAATCTATTTTTGACATTGACATACATACCATACCCGCCCGAAAAACCGATCCCGAGCACTTACACTATGATGTCAGGTTTATTTTCGAGGCAGATGAAAATGAATCTCTTATAGTAAGCAGTGAATCAAAAGATCTGGCCTGGGTAGAATTGGATAAACTTGAGGATCTGGTGAAGTCAAATGATAGCATTGTGCGTATGATGCAAAAAAGTAAGTCGGGTATTCGGTGA
- a CDS encoding carboxypeptidase regulatory-like domain-containing protein has translation MKKIKLGIAFIVLLSAFAFTHADFLNTSIKITVRNELGNLEEGVSVQLFPTEEDYRNETNPVTEKQMTDSKGQVKFRDLEPKVYFVNAVKGDKNNIGAGVQTDTLIEGKMNKVTIIIE, from the coding sequence ATGAAAAAGATAAAATTAGGAATAGCATTTATTGTCTTGTTGAGCGCTTTTGCTTTCACTCATGCTGATTTTTTGAATACCTCCATTAAAATTACTGTCCGGAATGAACTAGGCAACCTGGAAGAAGGGGTATCTGTACAACTATTTCCTACTGAAGAAGATTACAGAAACGAAACCAATCCTGTAACCGAAAAGCAAATGACCGATAGCAAAGGTCAGGTAAAGTTCAGGGACCTGGAGCCAAAAGTATATTTTGTAAATGCCGTTAAAGGTGATAAAAACAACATTGGCGCAGGTGTGCAGACAGACACACTGATTGAAGGAAAAATGAACAAGGTAACTATCATCATAGAATAA
- a CDS encoding gliding motility-associated C-terminal domain-containing protein: protein MRISPPPYGSNGTASVVAQVSGTPTSVIWSNGDTGNTLTPDSSGYYYVIATDASGCSTHAGVTVNTYGEDEQRANVWYFGNNAGIDFNPLPDDPVAPIPFGNASIYNGGNQMQAPEGCAIYCDRNGQPLVYSDGVDVFDGEGNQLTGATPADKLGGDQTATQSVLIIPFPGDETLFYIFTTEEVYGTGTYDLKYTVFDLKDESNGTKGALVRTADGNLTTTICSGVTERITGNDGWLIAHDFGNNNFKAFPIDGDGIGNPIISSVGSSHDTDRESEGYMILGPGDVLAVALSESANENYIELFDFVDSTGVINEIIQLDFNNPAPISAGVNNVTAPASVSGQVYGVGFSPDGRNLFATLQGASESHIYWWPIDSTTTTSNTTDPSYIQDSVRYVSGSNLLLGALQAGPDGTLYIAQDGQGSLATITNPSLSIGQVPVINGFGLSAGTTSRLGLPNFIQNIGSPANGASMQVMSGCSGESLTVSILNAQNLESYYLNIYNQNDLNTIVRGTIVLDQDNPDFTFVLDEPGTYVATVTIDPECSGFSNTNMTPQTFVVNPLPDFDLAVVSRPSDCGRNDGVISVSFTSSGDISYSVSGPVSYSDTTVTAPGTFNIGGLSAGFYTVTANFLATGCSDTRTISLNDDTGYDPDDQQVNTKCSNAEGELNITFSPTSAAPASYNWRLLTQGSNIQVASGTEADIPFQFISTGEYYLEIREGLCITTAIVSATPPESDILRGIPTDFAVCNETVARVPFITDSKQNLVVTPTMEVDYEDSVILITEPGTYTITAIGDGDQLCDDTHVVTVSFANSDPIPFDSRYAICPEDPLVSNTFVTIPTPGFSSVEYFDEDGNPLQNGNGYNIFADSIQVFVTGVVNVRMTNAFGCVTEAEFNVVEDCKARINAPNAFTPNGDGRNDSFLVFPVLVSPDDFQIFIFNRWGEMVFQSSDLNFEWNGGYDNDPSRPLTGGTYAYRVEFKSVIEGRDDLQEMRGGVTLIR from the coding sequence GTGAGGATTTCCCCCCCTCCATACGGATCAAACGGCACCGCCAGTGTAGTTGCTCAGGTTAGTGGTACCCCTACCAGCGTAATCTGGTCAAATGGTGATACAGGTAACACATTAACGCCTGATTCATCCGGCTACTATTATGTAATAGCCACGGATGCTTCAGGTTGCTCCACACATGCAGGTGTTACCGTCAATACCTATGGTGAAGATGAACAGCGCGCTAACGTCTGGTACTTTGGCAACAATGCAGGAATTGACTTTAATCCACTACCTGATGACCCGGTCGCTCCAATCCCATTTGGCAATGCCAGCATTTATAACGGAGGAAACCAAATGCAGGCCCCGGAAGGTTGTGCTATTTATTGCGATCGTAATGGTCAGCCTCTTGTGTATTCGGATGGAGTAGATGTATTTGATGGTGAAGGGAATCAGCTTACCGGAGCCACTCCGGCGGATAAGCTCGGCGGTGATCAAACTGCTACGCAGTCCGTTTTGATTATACCATTTCCTGGGGATGAAACATTGTTTTACATCTTTACAACTGAAGAGGTCTACGGAACAGGGACTTACGACCTAAAGTATACTGTATTTGACCTGAAAGATGAAAGCAACGGCACAAAAGGTGCCTTGGTCAGGACTGCAGATGGTAACCTGACTACAACCATTTGCTCAGGTGTAACCGAAAGAATAACAGGAAACGACGGTTGGCTTATTGCTCATGATTTTGGGAACAACAACTTCAAGGCTTTCCCAATTGATGGAGATGGTATTGGCAATCCAATAATTTCCAGTGTAGGATCCTCCCACGATACTGACCGGGAAAGTGAAGGCTACATGATCTTAGGGCCTGGAGATGTACTGGCCGTTGCCCTGTCAGAGTCTGCCAATGAAAACTACATTGAGCTGTTTGATTTTGTAGACAGCACAGGTGTTATTAATGAAATTATTCAGCTCGACTTTAACAATCCTGCCCCTATAAGCGCAGGTGTTAATAATGTCACTGCCCCTGCAAGTGTAAGCGGACAGGTCTACGGTGTTGGCTTCAGCCCTGATGGAAGAAATCTTTTTGCCACTCTACAAGGAGCATCCGAAAGTCATATTTACTGGTGGCCAATCGACTCTACAACGACGACTTCAAATACGACAGATCCCAGTTATATCCAGGATTCAGTTCGCTACGTATCGGGATCAAACTTATTGCTGGGAGCTTTACAGGCAGGGCCTGACGGCACCTTATACATTGCTCAAGACGGACAAGGCTCGCTAGCCACCATTACAAATCCCAGCCTAAGCATAGGCCAGGTACCTGTTATAAATGGGTTTGGGCTATCTGCGGGCACTACCAGCCGGTTGGGATTACCCAATTTCATTCAAAATATCGGTTCACCTGCAAATGGAGCCAGTATGCAGGTAATGAGTGGTTGCTCCGGAGAATCTCTGACTGTAAGCATTCTCAATGCTCAAAATCTTGAGAGTTACTACCTCAATATTTATAACCAGAACGACCTGAACACCATTGTCAGAGGCACAATAGTTTTGGATCAGGACAACCCGGATTTTACATTCGTACTGGATGAACCAGGAACTTATGTGGCAACCGTTACTATAGACCCTGAATGCTCCGGTTTCAGCAATACTAATATGACACCTCAAACCTTCGTAGTTAATCCACTGCCTGATTTTGACCTTGCGGTTGTGAGCAGACCTTCTGATTGTGGACGTAATGATGGCGTAATATCCGTAAGTTTTACTTCCTCAGGAGATATCAGCTACTCTGTTAGCGGGCCGGTTTCCTATTCAGATACTACGGTAACGGCCCCTGGCACTTTTAATATTGGTGGTTTGTCGGCCGGTTTTTATACCGTAACAGCCAACTTCCTAGCTACCGGTTGTAGTGATACCAGAACAATTTCGTTAAACGATGACACAGGATATGATCCAGATGACCAACAAGTGAATACTAAGTGTAGCAATGCAGAAGGAGAGCTAAACATCACCTTCTCTCCTACATCTGCAGCACCTGCTTCCTACAACTGGAGATTACTCACTCAGGGTTCAAATATACAGGTAGCCTCAGGTACCGAAGCAGATATTCCATTTCAATTCATTTCAACGGGTGAGTACTATTTAGAAATACGAGAAGGACTATGCATAACTACAGCGATAGTATCTGCTACACCGCCAGAGTCTGACATTCTGAGAGGTATACCAACTGATTTTGCAGTGTGTAACGAAACAGTTGCTAGGGTTCCGTTTATTACAGATAGTAAACAAAATCTAGTTGTTACTCCAACAATGGAAGTGGATTATGAAGACAGCGTTATTTTGATAACTGAACCTGGAACCTATACAATTACCGCTATTGGTGATGGCGATCAATTATGCGATGACACTCATGTAGTGACCGTTTCATTTGCAAACTCCGACCCTATTCCTTTTGACTCGCGATATGCCATTTGTCCCGAGGACCCGTTGGTATCCAATACTTTTGTTACCATCCCTACCCCTGGATTCTCCAGTGTCGAGTATTTCGATGAAGACGGTAATCCTCTACAAAACGGGAATGGATATAACATCTTCGCAGATAGCATACAGGTATTTGTTACGGGTGTTGTCAATGTGCGTATGACAAATGCCTTTGGTTGTGTGACCGAGGCCGAGTTTAATGTAGTAGAAGACTGTAAGGCCAGGATAAATGCTCCTAACGCATTTACTCCTAATGGAGATGGTCGAAACGATTCCTTCCTGGTATTCCCGGTATTAGTTTCTCCTGACGATTTCCAGATCTTCATTTTCAATCGCTGGGGAGAAATGGTCTTCCAGTCATCAGACCTGAATTTTGAGTGGAATGGTGGCTACGACAATGATCCGAGCAGACCTTTAACAGGAGGCACATACGCTTACCGTGTAGAATTCAAAAGTGTAATTGAAGGCAGGGATGATTTGCAGGAAATGCGCGGTGGTGTAACTTTGATCCGATAA